In Micromonospora cremea, the genomic window ACCCTCGTTGCCACCGGACCCGCCGCCACGGCGCTGTTGACCTGGCATCAGCAGCCTTCCTTATCTCTCGTGACGGGGTTGTTAGAACTCGAGCCCGGCTTCGCGGGCGGCGTCGGCAAGCGCGGCGACTCGCCCCGCGTACCGGTTGCCGCCGCGGTCGAAGACGACCTTGGAGACGCCGGCGGCCTTGGCCCGCTCGGCGAGCAGCGCGCCCACCTTGCCGGCGAGGGCGCTCTTGTCGCCCTCCGCACCGCGCAGCGAGGCGTCCAGGGTCGACGCCGACGCCAGGGTGTGACCCTTGGTGTCGTCGACGATCTGGGCGACCATGTGCCGCAGCGAACGGGTGACGACCAGGCGCGGACGCTCGGCCGTACCGCTGACGTTCTTGCGGACCCGGAAGTGCCGACGCGCCCGCCCGACGGCGCGCTTGGCGGCGACGCCGCGGCGGCGCTTGAGCAGCGTGGCGGTCACTTCTTACCTGCCTTTCCAGCCTTGCGGCGGATGACCTCGC contains:
- the rplR gene encoding 50S ribosomal protein L18 encodes the protein MTATLLKRRRGVAAKRAVGRARRHFRVRKNVSGTAERPRLVVTRSLRHMVAQIVDDTKGHTLASASTLDASLRGAEGDKSALAGKVGALLAERAKAAGVSKVVFDRGGNRYAGRVAALADAAREAGLEF